One region of Micromonospora ureilytica genomic DNA includes:
- a CDS encoding 3-keto-5-aminohexanoate cleavage protein encodes MTTGTLITVAPTGAESAKAEVPALPVTLDELLLTAKECEALGAAVIHVHIRDDEARPTLDPVRLADTVAALRESTDLIVQLSSGGAVTDPEAARLAVLDARPDMASCTMGTVNFGDDVFLNRWEFIVDLHTRMQERGIVPEYEIFDLGHLTALQRLLGKYGLPAGGHVHVDFVMGVPGGMPGTTETLVAAHRMLRDLPEGTTFSATGVGRSTIPVLLASLSTGGHLRVGMEDTVTYAKGRPVESNMQLVARAVGFAQLAQRPPLTTTEARSLLGL; translated from the coding sequence ATGACGACAGGGACGTTGATCACGGTGGCCCCGACCGGCGCTGAGTCGGCCAAGGCGGAGGTGCCGGCGCTGCCGGTGACCCTCGACGAGTTGCTGCTCACCGCCAAGGAGTGCGAGGCGCTCGGCGCCGCCGTGATCCACGTCCACATCCGCGACGACGAGGCCCGGCCGACGCTCGACCCGGTGCGTCTGGCCGACACGGTGGCGGCGCTGCGGGAGAGCACCGACCTGATCGTGCAGCTCTCCTCGGGCGGTGCGGTGACCGACCCGGAGGCCGCCCGGCTCGCCGTGCTCGACGCCCGTCCGGACATGGCCTCCTGCACCATGGGCACTGTCAACTTCGGCGACGACGTGTTCCTCAACCGCTGGGAGTTCATCGTCGACCTGCACACCCGGATGCAGGAACGCGGGATCGTGCCGGAGTACGAGATCTTCGACCTCGGCCACCTGACCGCGTTGCAGCGGTTGCTCGGCAAGTACGGGCTGCCGGCCGGCGGGCACGTGCACGTCGACTTCGTGATGGGAGTGCCGGGCGGGATGCCGGGCACCACCGAGACCCTGGTCGCGGCCCACCGGATGCTGCGGGACCTGCCAGAGGGCACCACCTTCTCGGCCACCGGTGTCGGCCGGAGCACCATCCCGGTGCTGTTGGCCTCGCTGTCGACCGGCGGCCACCTGCGGGTCGGCATGGAGGACACAGTGACGTACGCGAAGGGCCGCCCGGTGGAGTCCAACATGCAGTTGGTCGCCCGCGCGGTGGGTTTCGCCCAGCTCGCGCAGCGCCCGCCGCTGACCACCACCGAGGCCCGCTCGCTGCTCGGGCTGTAA
- a CDS encoding SCP2 sterol-binding domain-containing protein yields MTEAAERFFEALPSRAPDVLGGLADGTLQIDLGDDHRTEHWLVRMRPGFVQVSRGRGPADAIWYSSAALFDRLITGEAQGVAAVLRNESTFSGNVVLFLAFRRFFPDPPGTRDPRETARRAAGRLG; encoded by the coding sequence GTGACCGAGGCGGCGGAGAGGTTCTTCGAAGCACTGCCGTCGCGCGCCCCCGACGTCCTTGGCGGCCTGGCCGACGGCACCCTTCAGATCGACCTCGGCGACGACCACCGGACCGAACACTGGCTGGTCCGGATGCGGCCCGGGTTCGTCCAGGTCAGCCGCGGGCGTGGCCCGGCCGACGCCATCTGGTACAGCAGCGCCGCCCTCTTCGACCGACTGATCACCGGCGAGGCCCAGGGGGTCGCGGCGGTGCTGCGCAACGAGAGCACGTTCAGCGGGAACGTGGTGCTCTTCCTCGCCTTCCGCCGGTTCTTTCCGGACCCGCCCGGTACCCGCGACCCCCGCGAAACGGCCCGCCGAGCAGCCGGGCGACTCGGGTGA
- the ygfZ gene encoding CAF17-like 4Fe-4S cluster assembly/insertion protein YgfZ: MIDIAGAVAVEGIDEASRDQPDPAHVAAGVRGVAAHYGDPLREQRTLDTAVGLVDRSHRGVIAVAGEERASWLHTVTSQHLTTLSAGEGTELLVLSPHGHIEQHAMVAEDGETTWLDTEPGATQGLLTYLEKMRFFSKVEPRDATADRALLSLVGPAAMEALGTLGVTGLAAPDVVAVPGPKFPHGAVPLRASARYDVRPLPIGGWARRGPLGVDLLVPRSAMDQVVAELRGAGVPVAGLWAYEAIRVAARQPRVGVDTDHRTIPAEVDLIAPAVHLDKGCYRGQETVARVHNMGRPPRRLVLLHLDGVTTDHPPVAGTPVTLDGRAVGFVGTAVLHHELGQVALAVLKRNVPDDAALLIGETAAAIDPS, translated from the coding sequence ATGATCGACATCGCGGGTGCGGTGGCCGTCGAGGGCATCGACGAGGCCAGCCGTGACCAGCCGGATCCGGCGCACGTCGCGGCCGGCGTACGGGGGGTGGCCGCGCACTACGGCGACCCGCTGCGCGAGCAGCGCACCCTCGACACCGCTGTTGGTCTGGTCGACCGGTCGCACCGCGGGGTTATCGCGGTGGCCGGGGAGGAACGGGCCAGCTGGCTGCACACTGTCACCTCGCAGCACCTGACCACGCTCTCCGCGGGTGAGGGCACCGAGTTGCTGGTGCTGTCGCCGCACGGTCACATCGAGCAGCACGCCATGGTCGCCGAGGACGGCGAGACCACCTGGCTGGACACCGAGCCCGGTGCCACCCAGGGCCTGCTGACCTACCTGGAGAAGATGCGGTTCTTCAGCAAGGTCGAACCACGCGACGCGACGGCCGATCGCGCGCTGTTGTCGCTCGTCGGGCCGGCGGCCATGGAGGCGCTCGGCACGCTCGGCGTGACCGGGCTCGCCGCACCGGACGTGGTCGCGGTGCCGGGTCCGAAGTTCCCACACGGTGCCGTGCCACTCCGGGCGAGCGCGCGGTACGACGTACGGCCGCTGCCGATCGGCGGCTGGGCCCGACGTGGTCCGCTCGGGGTGGACCTGCTGGTGCCCCGGTCGGCGATGGACCAGGTGGTGGCGGAGCTGCGCGGCGCCGGCGTGCCGGTCGCGGGGCTGTGGGCGTACGAGGCGATCCGGGTGGCCGCCCGGCAACCCCGGGTGGGGGTGGACACCGACCACCGGACCATTCCGGCCGAGGTCGACCTGATCGCTCCGGCGGTGCATCTGGACAAGGGTTGCTACCGGGGGCAGGAGACGGTCGCGCGGGTGCACAACATGGGCCGGCCGCCGCGTCGCCTCGTACTGCTGCATCTGGACGGGGTGACCACCGATCACCCGCCGGTGGCCGGTACGCCGGTGACCCTCGACGGCCGGGCGGTGGGTTTCGTCGGCACCGCAGTGCTGCACCACGAGCTGGGCCAGGTCGCCCTCGCTGTGCTGAAGCGGAACGTCCCGGACGATGCCGCGTTGCTGATCGGCGAGACCGCGGCGGCGATCGACCCGTCCTGA
- a CDS encoding Fur family transcriptional regulator translates to MSESSLAEMLRARGLRLTAQRQLVLQAVLDLGHATPEQVHTAVREVAAGVNITTIYRTLELLERLGLVTHTHLSHGSPTYHAAGEHQHVHLVCRECGAIDEIDPELLRPLADQLAAQRGFRVDIGHVSLFGVCARCENGDEK, encoded by the coding sequence GTGTCCGAATCCTCCCTCGCGGAAATGCTGCGGGCCCGTGGGCTGCGGCTGACGGCCCAGCGGCAGCTCGTCCTCCAGGCGGTGCTCGATCTGGGCCACGCCACACCGGAGCAGGTGCACACCGCGGTCCGGGAGGTAGCCGCCGGCGTCAACATCACCACCATCTACCGCACGCTGGAGCTGCTGGAACGGCTCGGTCTGGTCACCCACACGCACCTGTCGCACGGCTCACCGACCTATCACGCCGCCGGTGAACACCAACACGTCCACCTGGTCTGCCGGGAGTGTGGCGCGATCGACGAGATCGATCCGGAGCTGCTCCGCCCTCTCGCCGACCAGTTGGCCGCGCAGCGCGGGTTCCGGGTGGACATCGGGCACGTATCACTCTTCGGCGTCTGCGCACGCTGCGAGAACGGGGACGAAAAATGA
- a CDS encoding winged helix-turn-helix domain-containing protein, translating into MLDQVRQQLAGVCQLVSCADLVQLRAMLFPSPSAPTPAVWPVTEAQGLVEWGELVVDRAGHRVTWRGDPLPLTPTERELLALLIGPPLVVWSYEQLCASVRGGVDTAALQSTVRRLRRRLRGLPGGPHVHTVRGVGYRLDPPPRLNGR; encoded by the coding sequence ATGCTCGATCAGGTGCGGCAACAGCTCGCCGGGGTCTGCCAGCTGGTGAGTTGTGCAGACCTGGTCCAGTTGCGGGCAATGCTGTTCCCGTCGCCGAGTGCCCCGACGCCGGCCGTCTGGCCGGTCACCGAGGCGCAGGGTCTGGTCGAGTGGGGTGAGCTGGTCGTCGACCGGGCCGGCCACCGGGTCACCTGGCGCGGTGATCCGCTCCCGCTGACCCCCACCGAGCGGGAGTTGCTCGCCCTGCTCATCGGCCCGCCGCTGGTGGTGTGGAGCTACGAACAGCTCTGCGCCTCCGTGCGGGGTGGCGTCGACACCGCGGCGTTGCAGTCCACGGTCAGACGGCTTCGCCGCAGGTTGCGGGGCTTGCCGGGCGGGCCGCACGTGCACACCGTGCGAGGTGTCGGCTATCGACTCGACCCGCCGCCCCGGCTGAACGGTCGCTGA
- a CDS encoding helix-turn-helix domain-containing protein, which yields MATPKDLPDVGGFIRDLRRNAKISLRQLAEQAGVSNPYLSQIERGLRKPSAEVLQQLASALRVSTPAMYLRAGLLDDKEGHGVLAAIAVDADLTMAQKQSLSQIYETFRRENTRLSETRAEAEAAQADQPTGPAASQAADQPASQAADLANVAATGPTTASGTPTEAVLESVAVTEAGTAPAPGSTSIPQKKKAAEAAEEETS from the coding sequence ATGGCCACACCCAAGGACCTTCCCGACGTCGGCGGGTTCATCCGCGATCTGCGGCGCAACGCCAAGATCTCGCTACGGCAACTCGCCGAGCAGGCGGGGGTCAGCAACCCGTACCTCAGCCAGATCGAGCGCGGCCTGCGCAAGCCCAGCGCCGAGGTGCTCCAGCAACTGGCGAGCGCGCTGCGCGTCTCCACACCGGCGATGTACCTGCGCGCCGGGCTGCTCGACGACAAGGAAGGCCACGGGGTGCTCGCCGCCATCGCCGTGGACGCCGACCTGACGATGGCGCAGAAGCAGTCGCTCAGTCAGATCTACGAGACGTTCCGCCGGGAGAACACCCGGCTGTCCGAGACCCGGGCCGAAGCCGAGGCGGCTCAGGCCGACCAGCCCACCGGGCCGGCCGCCAGCCAGGCCGCCGACCAGCCCGCCAGCCAGGCTGCGGACCTGGCCAACGTGGCCGCCACCGGCCCCACCACCGCGAGCGGCACCCCGACCGAGGCCGTGCTCGAGTCGGTCGCCGTCACCGAGGCGGGCACCGCCCCCGCTCCGGGCAGCACCAGCATCCCCCAGAAGAAGAAGGCCGCCGAGGCGGCCGAAGAGGAGACGTCATGA
- a CDS encoding asparaginase, which produces MTKTYEGGAPLAEVVRSGFVEGAHRGSVVVLDAAGVAVASAGDVSSPIFPRSASKPMQAIGMLRAGLTLTDPADVALVSASHAGEEFHLARVGALLERAGLDASALHCPPDLPVGAAAREALLRAGGGPSRVQMNCSGKHSGMLLTCEAAGWPLDGYWRPEHPLQQRLRAAIEEFTGEQAAAVGVDGCGAPVLAVSLTGLAGAYLRLVDAEPGSVPRTVADAMRAHPEIVGGTQADDTRLMRGVPGLLAKVGAEGVIAVALPGVGAVALKIDDGADRARMPVLVSALRRLGVEAPVLTEYAEVPLFGGGVPVGAVRPLW; this is translated from the coding sequence GTGACGAAGACGTACGAGGGCGGCGCGCCGCTCGCCGAGGTGGTCCGGTCCGGGTTCGTGGAGGGTGCGCACCGCGGCTCGGTGGTGGTGCTGGACGCCGCCGGTGTGGCGGTGGCGTCCGCCGGCGACGTGTCCTCGCCGATCTTCCCTCGCTCGGCCAGCAAGCCGATGCAGGCCATCGGGATGCTCCGGGCCGGCCTGACCCTGACCGACCCGGCCGACGTGGCACTGGTCTCGGCGAGCCACGCGGGCGAGGAATTCCATCTGGCCCGGGTCGGTGCCCTGCTGGAGCGCGCCGGGCTGGACGCGTCGGCGCTGCACTGCCCGCCCGACCTGCCGGTGGGCGCCGCGGCCCGGGAGGCGCTGCTTCGCGCCGGTGGCGGCCCGAGCAGGGTGCAGATGAACTGCTCCGGCAAGCACAGCGGGATGCTGCTGACCTGCGAGGCCGCCGGTTGGCCGCTCGACGGCTACTGGCGGCCGGAGCACCCGCTACAGCAGCGGTTGCGGGCCGCCATCGAGGAGTTCACCGGCGAGCAGGCGGCGGCGGTGGGTGTCGACGGCTGTGGTGCCCCGGTGCTCGCGGTGTCGCTGACCGGCCTGGCCGGGGCGTACCTCCGACTGGTCGACGCCGAGCCCGGCTCGGTGCCGCGCACGGTGGCCGACGCGATGCGGGCCCACCCGGAGATCGTGGGTGGCACCCAGGCCGACGACACCCGGCTGATGCGGGGTGTCCCGGGGCTGCTGGCCAAGGTCGGCGCCGAGGGCGTGATCGCCGTGGCGCTGCCGGGCGTCGGCGCCGTCGCACTGAAGATCGACGACGGCGCCGACCGGGCCCGGATGCCGGTGCTGGTCTCCGCGCTGCGCCGGCTCGGCGTGGAGGCCCCGGTGCTGACCGAGTACGCGGAGGTGCCGCTCTTCGGCGGCGGGGTCCCGGTCGGGGCGGTCCGCCCGCTCTGGTGA
- a CDS encoding alpha/beta fold hydrolase: protein MHKITVNGASIAYDEAGTGSPVVLLHAGIADRRMWRGQVSALAARHRVIVPDLRGYGDSELPPAAFTHHDDVAGLLDALDLPRAALVGCSFGGAVAIDTALAHPDRVSALALFDTAVSGNEWSDEANDLWDDLVGEVDPDDFVAGAAGEVRFWVVGPGRQPEDVDPELVAFAQEMDQRALAAELALGAVEVGELTPPATGRLGELKIPVLVTAGAADVPDISRLADRIAAEVPNATRLPDVPDAAHLLPLERPEPVNAALLDFLS, encoded by the coding sequence GTGCACAAGATCACAGTCAATGGAGCAAGCATCGCGTACGACGAGGCCGGCACCGGTTCGCCAGTCGTCCTGCTGCACGCCGGCATCGCCGACCGGCGGATGTGGCGAGGGCAGGTGTCCGCGCTCGCCGCCCGACACCGGGTGATCGTCCCGGACCTGCGCGGCTACGGCGACTCGGAGCTCCCCCCGGCAGCGTTCACCCACCACGACGACGTGGCCGGGCTGCTGGACGCGCTCGACCTGCCCCGGGCCGCCCTGGTCGGCTGCTCCTTCGGCGGGGCGGTCGCCATCGACACCGCGCTGGCCCACCCCGACCGGGTGAGCGCGCTCGCGCTGTTCGACACGGCGGTCTCCGGCAACGAGTGGTCCGACGAGGCGAACGACCTCTGGGACGACCTGGTCGGAGAGGTCGACCCGGACGACTTCGTCGCGGGCGCGGCCGGTGAGGTGCGGTTCTGGGTGGTCGGCCCGGGACGCCAGCCGGAGGACGTCGACCCCGAGTTGGTCGCGTTCGCGCAGGAGATGGACCAGCGCGCCCTCGCCGCCGAGCTGGCGCTCGGCGCGGTCGAGGTGGGAGAGCTGACGCCACCGGCGACCGGCCGTCTCGGCGAGCTGAAGATCCCCGTCCTGGTCACCGCCGGTGCCGCGGACGTGCCGGACATCAGTCGCCTCGCCGACCGGATCGCCGCCGAGGTTCCCAACGCGACACGACTGCCCGACGTGCCGGACGCCGCGCACCTGCTGCCGCTGGAGCGTCCGGAGCCGGTCAACGCCGCGCTGCTCGACTTCCTGAGCTAG
- a CDS encoding aminotransferase class IV, whose protein sequence is MVRSSVGKNAADPTARIAVLGRGPVPPGDPVLRGDDLGVLHGDGLFETMHLRNGQPWLRDEHLARLATAASAVELALPPTAALIDLLDEVRTGWPAPVEGALRLVCTRGPEAGGPPTVYATLAEVPASSRASRRDGITVATLPLGLPAAARSELTWLPAGIKSTSYAVSSAARRWARRAGVDDVLWISSDGYALEGPTANVVWLTGDTLCTVPAATTGILGGTTAAWLLAHATELGLNAAERMVTTAELHAADGVWFTSSLRGAAEVHTLDGVRRAHCPRTPALQALLGFPV, encoded by the coding sequence ATGGTGAGGTCGTCCGTCGGGAAGAACGCGGCCGACCCAACCGCGCGGATCGCCGTCCTGGGACGCGGCCCGGTGCCGCCCGGCGACCCGGTGCTCCGCGGTGACGACCTCGGGGTGCTGCACGGCGACGGCCTCTTCGAAACCATGCACCTGCGGAACGGCCAGCCGTGGCTACGCGACGAACACCTGGCCCGCCTGGCCACGGCGGCCAGCGCCGTCGAGCTGGCCCTACCCCCCACCGCCGCCCTGATCGACCTGCTGGACGAGGTGCGAACAGGCTGGCCAGCGCCTGTGGAAGGCGCACTTCGGTTGGTCTGCACCCGAGGCCCGGAGGCCGGCGGCCCGCCCACTGTCTACGCCACGCTGGCCGAGGTGCCGGCGTCCTCCCGGGCCTCCCGGCGGGACGGAATCACTGTGGCCACCCTGCCGCTGGGGCTGCCCGCCGCCGCCCGGAGCGAGCTGACCTGGCTGCCGGCCGGCATCAAGTCGACGTCGTACGCGGTCAGCAGCGCCGCCCGCCGCTGGGCTCGCCGGGCCGGCGTGGACGACGTGCTCTGGATCTCCTCCGACGGGTACGCGCTGGAGGGCCCCACCGCCAATGTGGTGTGGCTCACCGGCGACACGCTCTGCACGGTGCCGGCGGCCACCACCGGCATCCTCGGCGGCACCACCGCGGCGTGGCTGCTCGCCCACGCGACCGAGCTGGGCCTGAACGCCGCCGAGCGGATGGTCACCACCGCCGAGCTGCACGCGGCGGACGGCGTGTGGTTCACCTCGTCCCTGCGCGGAGCCGCCGAGGTCCACACCCTGGACGGGGTACGTCGGGCTCACTGCCCGCGCACCCCCGCCCTACAGGCCCTGCTGGGTTTCCCCGTCTAG
- the mtfM gene encoding small membrane protein MtfM translates to MVTEIGFVSLLVAGLGGLAGGLVYLAVRISRGRW, encoded by the coding sequence ATGGTTACCGAGATCGGGTTTGTCAGCCTGCTGGTCGCTGGCCTGGGCGGGCTCGCCGGTGGCCTGGTCTACCTTGCCGTACGCATTTCGAGAGGACGCTGGTGA
- a CDS encoding FABP family protein, with protein MSENPLQPPWLNAPPVEEYPFEESHDLRVGPKLHPALDALLPYIGLWRGRGKGGFPTIEDFDYAQEIRISHDGRPFLHYESRAWILDEQSKPVRPAGREVGWWRPVLVDGRATDELEALLTTPTGVMELHLGKRTGTQLEFATDAVIRTPTAKDVTGGHRLFGIVEGALLYAQEMAAMGHGLSPHLSARLVRVGG; from the coding sequence GTGAGCGAGAACCCGCTGCAGCCACCGTGGCTGAACGCGCCGCCGGTCGAGGAGTACCCGTTCGAGGAGAGTCACGACCTGCGGGTCGGGCCGAAGCTGCACCCCGCGCTGGATGCCCTGCTGCCGTACATCGGTCTGTGGCGTGGTCGGGGCAAGGGCGGTTTCCCCACCATCGAGGATTTCGACTACGCGCAGGAGATCCGGATCAGCCACGACGGCCGACCGTTCCTGCACTACGAGTCGCGTGCCTGGATCCTCGACGAGCAGAGCAAGCCGGTCCGTCCGGCCGGTCGCGAGGTCGGCTGGTGGCGGCCGGTGCTGGTGGACGGGCGGGCGACCGACGAGCTGGAGGCGCTGCTGACCACCCCGACCGGGGTGATGGAGCTGCACCTGGGCAAGCGCACCGGCACGCAGCTCGAGTTCGCCACCGACGCGGTGATCCGGACTCCGACCGCCAAGGACGTCACCGGCGGGCACCGGCTCTTCGGCATCGTCGAGGGTGCGCTGCTCTACGCCCAGGAGATGGCCGCCATGGGGCACGGGCTCAGCCCGCACCTCTCGGCCCGACTCGTCCGGGTCGGCGGCTGA
- a CDS encoding DsrE family protein, producing MLGHMARTLVVKATAGADAPERCAQAFTVAATAVAAGVDVSLWLTGESTWFALPGRAQQFDLPHSAPLAELLHVILTSGRVTACTQCAARREIGPDDVLPGVRIAGAAVFVEEALAEGAQALVY from the coding sequence ATGCTGGGCCACATGGCCCGCACTCTCGTCGTCAAGGCCACCGCTGGGGCGGACGCCCCGGAGCGGTGCGCGCAGGCATTCACCGTCGCCGCGACGGCGGTGGCGGCCGGGGTGGACGTCTCGCTCTGGCTGACCGGTGAGTCGACCTGGTTCGCGTTGCCCGGTCGCGCCCAGCAGTTCGACCTGCCGCACTCCGCCCCGTTGGCCGAGTTGTTGCACGTCATCCTGACCAGCGGCCGGGTGACCGCCTGCACGCAGTGCGCGGCCCGCCGGGAGATCGGCCCGGACGACGTACTCCCCGGGGTCCGGATCGCCGGTGCCGCGGTCTTCGTCGAGGAGGCGTTGGCCGAGGGCGCGCAGGCACTCGTCTACTGA
- a CDS encoding amylo-alpha-1,6-glucosidase, translated as MKDLVSILDGNTFLVSDRRGDIEPSYDFPTGLFSFDTRFLSTWVLTLDGQRLHALSVDDAESYRTKFFLAPGEPTHYLDAKVSVIRSRAIVGSFEEELTVLNHLGAEVECTVRIEIGADFADLFEIKFSRQKRGRTTVTVAQNELRLTYRREAFHREMVVSTTAPAQVDDTGMTFRIRIARNGRWTTRLHVSSVVYGARGEDIRATLPYGGSRSADAIRAEQQELIDRAPKLGCDCEPLAGAYRRSLNDLAALRYESIALGVRLIAAGLPWFMTLFGRDSIITSLQVLPFLPELVPPTILMLAGLQGQRVDDFRDEEPGKILHELRYGETAGFEEQPHSPYYGSADSTPLFIILIDEYERWTGDTALVRKLEPQVRAALEWIDTYGDLLGTGYLWYQTRNPESGLQNQCWKDSWDAISYADGQLPGFPRATCELQGYAYDAKIRAARLARKFWNDPEFADELERQAADLKRRFDSDFWIPDREHYALALDADGRQVDALTSNIGHLLWSGIVDESRAGKVVEHLLGPRLFSGWGVRTLASDEGRYNPIGYHVGTVWPFDNSIIAWGLWRYGFREEAGLLCDTMLAASRYFEGRLPEAFAGYARDLTDYPVEYPTACSPQAWSAGTPLLLLRVMLGLEPQGEHLIIDPAVPPGMGRVELLDIPGRWGMVDALGRSRDPEDQPGNG; from the coding sequence GTGAAAGACCTCGTCAGCATTCTGGACGGCAACACCTTCCTGGTCAGCGATCGGCGTGGGGACATCGAGCCGTCCTACGACTTCCCCACCGGGCTGTTCTCCTTCGACACCCGCTTCCTGTCCACGTGGGTGCTCACCCTGGACGGCCAACGGCTGCACGCCCTCTCCGTCGACGACGCCGAGTCGTACCGCACCAAGTTCTTCCTCGCCCCCGGCGAACCCACGCACTATCTGGACGCCAAGGTGTCGGTGATCCGCAGCCGGGCGATCGTGGGCAGCTTCGAGGAGGAGCTGACCGTGCTGAACCACCTCGGCGCGGAGGTCGAGTGCACCGTCCGGATCGAGATCGGGGCCGACTTCGCCGACCTGTTCGAGATCAAGTTTTCTCGGCAGAAGCGGGGCCGGACCACAGTCACGGTCGCCCAGAACGAGCTGCGGCTGACCTACCGGCGGGAGGCGTTCCACCGGGAGATGGTGGTCAGCACCACAGCGCCGGCGCAGGTCGACGACACCGGGATGACCTTCCGGATCCGGATAGCCCGCAACGGCAGGTGGACCACCCGGCTGCACGTGTCCAGCGTCGTCTACGGCGCCCGTGGCGAGGACATCCGGGCCACCCTCCCGTACGGCGGCAGCCGCAGCGCGGACGCCATCCGGGCCGAGCAGCAGGAGCTGATCGACCGGGCGCCGAAGCTCGGCTGCGACTGCGAGCCGCTGGCCGGGGCGTACCGGCGCAGCCTGAACGACCTGGCCGCGCTGCGCTACGAGTCGATCGCCCTGGGCGTACGGCTGATCGCTGCGGGGCTGCCCTGGTTCATGACGCTGTTCGGCCGGGACAGCATCATCACCTCGTTGCAGGTGCTGCCGTTCCTGCCGGAGCTGGTCCCGCCGACCATCCTGATGCTGGCCGGACTACAGGGGCAGCGGGTGGACGACTTCCGGGACGAGGAACCCGGCAAGATCCTGCACGAGCTGCGGTACGGCGAGACCGCCGGCTTCGAGGAGCAGCCACACTCGCCGTACTACGGGTCGGCCGACTCGACGCCCCTGTTCATCATCCTGATCGACGAGTACGAGCGGTGGACCGGTGACACCGCGCTCGTCCGCAAGCTGGAGCCGCAGGTCCGCGCGGCGTTGGAGTGGATCGACACCTACGGTGATCTGCTCGGCACCGGCTACCTCTGGTACCAGACCCGCAACCCGGAGAGCGGTCTGCAGAACCAGTGCTGGAAGGACTCCTGGGACGCCATCTCGTACGCCGACGGTCAGCTGCCCGGCTTCCCCCGGGCCACCTGCGAACTGCAGGGCTACGCGTACGACGCGAAGATCCGGGCGGCCCGGCTGGCCCGGAAGTTCTGGAACGACCCGGAGTTCGCCGACGAGCTGGAGCGGCAGGCCGCCGACCTCAAACGACGGTTCGACAGCGACTTCTGGATCCCCGACCGCGAGCACTACGCCCTCGCGTTGGACGCCGACGGCCGCCAGGTGGACGCGCTGACCTCGAACATCGGGCACCTGCTGTGGAGCGGCATCGTGGACGAGTCGCGCGCCGGCAAGGTGGTCGAGCACCTGCTCGGGCCACGACTGTTCTCCGGCTGGGGGGTGCGGACGCTCGCCTCGGACGAGGGACGGTACAACCCGATCGGCTACCACGTGGGCACGGTCTGGCCGTTCGACAACTCGATCATCGCCTGGGGCCTGTGGCGGTACGGCTTCCGGGAGGAGGCCGGGTTGCTCTGCGACACCATGCTGGCGGCGTCCCGGTACTTCGAGGGGCGGCTGCCGGAGGCGTTCGCCGGCTACGCCCGGGACCTCACCGACTACCCGGTGGAGTACCCGACCGCGTGCAGCCCGCAGGCCTGGTCGGCCGGCACCCCACTGCTGCTGCTGCGCGTGATGCTGGGGTTGGAGCCGCAGGGCGAGCACCTGATCATCGACCCGGCGGTGCCACCGGGGATGGGCCGGGTCGAGCTGCTGGACATCCCCGGCCGGTGGGGCATGGTCGACGCGTTGGGCCGCAGCCGCGACCCGGAGGATCAGCCGGGCAACGGGTGA
- a CDS encoding DUF2516 family protein codes for MANAAPIFAFEVRYVIELILLVFALIIQGVALVHAITQRSDAFPAIGTLPKGGWIAILAVCLVLTLLGFGPISLFGLIGIAAALIYLLDVRVGLRDLSDGKGFW; via the coding sequence ATGGCCAACGCCGCGCCGATCTTCGCGTTCGAAGTCCGCTACGTGATCGAGCTGATTCTGCTCGTCTTCGCGCTGATCATCCAGGGTGTCGCGCTGGTGCACGCCATCACGCAGCGCTCCGACGCCTTCCCCGCCATCGGGACGCTGCCCAAGGGCGGCTGGATCGCCATCCTGGCGGTCTGCCTGGTGCTCACCCTGCTCGGCTTCGGTCCGATCAGCCTCTTCGGACTGATCGGCATCGCCGCCGCGCTCATCTACCTGCTCGACGTCCGGGTCGGTCTACGCGACCTGAGCGACGGCAAAGGGTTCTGGTGA